From the genome of Candidatus Binatia bacterium, one region includes:
- the otsB gene encoding trehalose-phosphatase has translation MPERRSAPPGLGPRRGYGNADMNGYDDPVELAMRVGGGPLLCCVDFDGTLAPIAPTPDAAAPLPGVATVLSELALLPRVRVAIVTGRTVEDIRTRLEVASAYYLGVHGLERQCPGEPLTVPLDLDAVRTGIADIRRRLLDRVGGLRGVLIEDKGLALACHYRLASERDGDTMRALAEEEAEAAQREGLALRVVYGHEVVEIRPERGDKGSAVLTLLEPGEEAVYVGDDETDEDAFRRLPAAAVTVRVGPLEKPTWARCRLEGPGAVLTFLCALLARRREVVV, from the coding sequence ATGCCCGAGCGTCGCAGCGCTCCGCCGGGTCTCGGTCCTCGGCGCGGCTACGGTAACGCGGACATGAACGGCTACGACGACCCGGTAGAGTTGGCGATGCGCGTGGGAGGCGGGCCGCTGCTGTGTTGCGTCGACTTCGACGGCACGCTGGCGCCGATTGCGCCGACCCCCGATGCGGCGGCACCGCTACCCGGGGTTGCGACGGTTCTCTCCGAACTCGCCCTGCTGCCCCGGGTGCGGGTCGCCATCGTAACCGGGCGCACGGTGGAGGACATACGAACCCGACTGGAGGTCGCCAGCGCATATTACCTCGGCGTGCACGGCCTCGAGCGGCAGTGCCCCGGGGAGCCCCTGACCGTGCCGCTCGATCTGGACGCCGTCCGCACCGGCATTGCGGACATACGCCGGCGGCTGCTCGATCGGGTGGGGGGCCTGCGCGGCGTGCTGATCGAAGACAAAGGTCTGGCGCTGGCGTGCCACTATCGACTCGCCAGCGAGCGCGACGGCGATACGATGCGCGCGCTGGCGGAGGAGGAAGCGGAAGCCGCGCAGCGCGAGGGGCTGGCCCTGCGCGTCGTCTACGGTCACGAGGTGGTCGAGATCCGGCCGGAACGCGGCGACAAAGGCTCGGCCGTGCTGACTCTGCTCGAACCCGGGGAGGAAGCCGTTTACGTCGGCGACGACGAGACCGACGAGGACGCTTTTCGCCGTTTGCCGGCCGCTGCGGTGACGGTTCGCGTCGGGCCTTTGGAGAAGCCGACCTGGGCCCGCTGCCGACTCGAAGGCCCGGGAGCGGTCCTCACCTTTCTGTGCGCGCTGCTGGCCCGTCGCCGCGAAGTGGTGGTTTGA